From the Excalfactoria chinensis isolate bCotChi1 chromosome 1, bCotChi1.hap2, whole genome shotgun sequence genome, one window contains:
- the DDX11 gene encoding ATP-dependent DNA helicase DDX11 isoform X6, translating into MAALYAALEAGRVGIFESPTGTGKSLSLICGALSWLRDFEEKKRQEEARLLAPEGSGQEEKQPPASGGPACLNSGDTSGEPDWITAFVQKKEEQDLVHRLKEEQIRRKKREERLEKIRHNVQLKYAAKRKRSEEDETKRLLQLSKEILSEGAGAAVPEQLDHNEEELILAEYESDEEKKVASGLEEDDDDDLEEEHVTKIYYCSRTHSQLSQFVHEVQKSPFGKDTRLVSLGSRQNLCVNEEVRRLGALQLINDRCTEMQKNKHEKKSDAEVEGKKRRVSRAVCPFYSYEQMQFLRDEVLVEVKDIEQLVTLGKETKACPYYGSRYAIPAAQLVVLPYQMLLHEATRSAAGIILKDQVVIIDEAHNLIDTMTCIHSVEVSGSQLCCAHSQLLQYMERYRKRLKAKNLMYIKQILYLLERFVAMLGGNVNQNPSCQAVSQAGTELKSINDFLFQSQTDNINLFKVQRYCEKSLISRKLFGFVERYGNPAPAVKTNKENQKLAGLQNFLMTLQQGSYKEGPLQSPPVEADNDQLQAASPLMHIEGFLSALTNANEDGRVILNRQGTIGQSSLKFLLLNPAVHFAKVVKECRAVIIAGGTMQPVADFREQLLSCAGVDPARIVEFSCGHVIPPENILPIVLCSGPSNQQLEFTYQTRDLPQMMDETGRILCNLCNVVPGGVVCFFPSYDYEKQVYAHWEKAGLLTRLATKKKIFQEPKKANQVEQVLAEYAKCIKRCSQAGGQMTGALLLSVVGGKMSEGINFSDDLGRCVIMVGMPYPNIKSPELQEKMTWLDKTMPRAASQAPSRMLIENLCMKAVNQSIGRAIRHQKDFASILLLDHRYARPAILNKLPQWIRERIQVKSAFGSAFAELRKVRTCFSHTAAEPVSHCIHLYFLHTFSLVL; encoded by the exons ATGGCAGCGCTGTACGCTGCGCTGGAGGCCGGGCGGGTCGGGATCTTCGAGAGCCCCACGGGCACG GGGAAGTCACTAAGCCTCATCTGCGGGGCCCTCTCCTGGCTCCGAGACTTTGAGGAGAAAAAGCGGCAGGAGGAGGCACGGCTTCTGGCTCCAGAGGGCAGCGggcaggaagagaagcagcCCCCGGCTTCTGGTGGACCGGCATGTCTGAACAGCGGGGACACATCTGGGGAACCAGACTGGATCACAGCGTttgtgcagaagaaagaagagcaggatTTGGTGCACAGACTGAAG GAAGAGCAGATCAGGAGGAAGAAGCGAGAAGAACGTCTTGAGAAAATCCGCCATAACGTGCAGTTAAAATACGCAGCAAAGAGGAAG CGATCGGAGGAGGATGAGACAAAGCgccttctgcagctcagcaaggAGATTCTGTCagaaggagctggagcagctgtccCAGAGCAGCTGGATCACAACGAGGAGGAGCTGATTCTTGCTGAATATGAGAGTGACGAGGAAAAGAAAGTGGCATCTGG GCTGGAGGAAGATGATGACGATGATTTGGAAGAAGAACATGTGACGAAG ATTTACTACTGCAGCCGCACTCACTCCCAGCTGTCTCAGTTTGTGCATGAAGTGCAAAAAAGTCCTTTTGGCAAAGACACGCGTCTGGTCTCCTTGGGATCCAGGCAG AACCTGTGTGTGAATGAGGAGGTGCGCCGCTTGGGGGCTCTGCAGCTCATCAATGATCGCTGCACGGAGatgcaaaagaacaaacatg aaaagAAGAGCGATGCAGAGGTCGAAGGGAAGAAGAGACGTGTGAGTCGTGCCGTGTGCCCATTTTATTCCTATGAGCAAATGCAGTTTCTCCGTGATGAAGTTCTAGTGGAAGTGAAGGATATTGAGCAGTTGGTGACTTTGGGAAAGGAGACCAAAGCCTGCCCCTATTATGGGAGTCGATACGCCATTCCTGCTGCTCAG CTGGTGGTGCTGCCCTACCAGATGCTCTTGCATGAGGCCACCAGGAGCGCTGCAGGGATCATCCTGAAGGACCAGGTTGTAATCATCGACGAGGCCCACAACCTCATAGACACCATGACCTGTATCCATAGCGTGGAGGTCAGCGGCTCTCAG ctgtgctgtgcccactcccagctgctgcagtacATGGAGCGATACAG gaaaCGTTTGAAGGCAAAGAACTTGATGTACATTAAGCAGATCCTGTATTTGCTGGAGCGGTTTGTAGCCATGCTGGGAG GAAATGTGAACCAAAATCCTAGCTGCCAGGCAGTTTCCCAAGCAG gGACAGAGTTGAAATCCATCAATGACTTCCTATTTCAGAGCCAGACTGACAATATCAACCTCTTCAAG GTGCAGCGTTACTGTGAGAAGAGCCTCATCAGTAGGAAG CTTTTCGGATTTGTGGAGCGATACGGCAATCCTGCCCCAGCTGTGAAGACCAACAAGGAGAACCAGAAGCTGGCCGGTTTGCAGAACTTCCTTATGACTCTCCAGCAGGGATCTTATAAGGAGG GACCTCTCCAGAGCCCTCCCGTGGAGGCTGACAATGACCAGCTCCAAGCTGCCTCTCCTCTGATGCACATCGAGGGATTTCTCTCAGCCCTCACGAACGCAAATGAAGATGGTAGAGTCATTCTCAATAGGCAAG gcacTATTGGTCAGAGCAGCCTCAAATTCCTCTTGCTGAATCCAGCCGTCCACTTTGCCAAGGTGGTGAAAGAATGCCGTGCTGTAATCATTGCTGGGGGCACCATGCAGCCG GTGGCTGATTTCCGAGagcagctgctgtcctgtgctgGTGTGGATCCTGCACGCATCGTGGAGTTCTCTTGTG GACACGTGATCCCTCCAGAAAACATTTTACCTATAGTCCTCTGCAGCGGTCCTTCCAACCAGCAGCTGGAGTTCACCTACCAGACAAGAGACCTGCCCCAGATG ATGGATGAGACAGGCCGAATCCTCTGCAACCTGTGCAATGTGGTCCCAGGAGGTGTGGTGTGCTTCTTCCCCTCCTATGACTATGAGAAGCAGGTGTATGCGCACTGGGAGAAAGCAGGGCTGCTCACCCGCCTGGCAACTAAGAAGAAG ATCTTTCAGGAGCCCAAGAAAGCCAACCAGGTGGAGCAGGTGCTGGCGGAGTATGCCAAGTGCATAaag CggtgcagccaggctggagGCCAGATGACTGGggccctgctgctttctgtagtTGGAGGCAAAATGAGTGAAGGGATCAACTTCTCGGATGACCTGGGAAG GTGTGTGATTATGGTGGGAATGCCTTACCCCAACATTAAATCTCCAGAGCTTCAAGAGAAAATGACTTGGCTTGATAAAACAATG CCAAGAGCTGCTAGCCAGGCACCTAGCAGGATGCTGATTGAAAACCTGTGCATGAAGGCAGTAAACCAGTCAATAG GAAGAGCCATTCGCCACCAGAAGGACTTTGCAAGCATCCTGCTCCTGGACCACAGGTACGCACGCCCTGCCATCCTTAACAAGCTGCCACAGTGGATCAGGGAGAGAATCCAGGTCAAGTCTGCCTTTGGATCAGCTTTTGCAGAGTTAAGAAAGGTCAGAACTTGTTTCTCACATACTGCTGCAGAACCTGTTTCCCACTGTATTCATTTGTACTTTCTTCACACCTTCAGTTTGGTGCTTTAG
- the DDX11 gene encoding ATP-dependent DNA helicase DDX11 isoform X9 produces MQFLRDEVLVEVKDIEQLVTLGKETKACPYYGSRYAIPAAQLVVLPYQMLLHEATRSAAGIILKDQVVIIDEAHNLIDTMTCIHSVEVSGSQLCCAHSQLLQYMERYRKRLKAKNLMYIKQILYLLERFVAMLGGNVNQNPSCQAVSQAGTELKSINDFLFQSQTDNINLFKVQRYCEKSLISRKLFGFVERYGNPAPAVKTNKENQKLAGLQNFLMTLQQGSYKEGPLQSPPVEADNDQLQAASPLMHIEGFLSALTNANEDGRVILNRQGTIGQSSLKFLLLNPAVHFAKVVKECRAVIIAGGTMQPVADFREQLLSCAGVDPARIVEFSCGHVIPPENILPIVLCSGPSNQQLEFTYQTRDLPQMMDETGRILCNLCNVVPGGVVCFFPSYDYEKQVYAHWEKAGLLTRLATKKKIFQEPKKANQVEQVLAEYAKCIKRCSQAGGQMTGALLLSVVGGKMSEGINFSDDLGRCVIMVGMPYPNIKSPELQEKMTWLDKTMPRAASQAPSRMLIENLCMKAVNQSIGRAIRHQKDFASILLLDHRYARPAILNKLPQWIRERIQVKSAFGSAFAELRKFHRGKSD; encoded by the exons ATGCAGTTTCTCCGTGATGAAGTTCTAGTGGAAGTGAAGGATATTGAGCAGTTGGTGACTTTGGGAAAGGAGACCAAAGCCTGCCCCTATTATGGGAGTCGATACGCCATTCCTGCTGCTCAG CTGGTGGTGCTGCCCTACCAGATGCTCTTGCATGAGGCCACCAGGAGCGCTGCAGGGATCATCCTGAAGGACCAGGTTGTAATCATCGACGAGGCCCACAACCTCATAGACACCATGACCTGTATCCATAGCGTGGAGGTCAGCGGCTCTCAG ctgtgctgtgcccactcccagctgctgcagtacATGGAGCGATACAG gaaaCGTTTGAAGGCAAAGAACTTGATGTACATTAAGCAGATCCTGTATTTGCTGGAGCGGTTTGTAGCCATGCTGGGAG GAAATGTGAACCAAAATCCTAGCTGCCAGGCAGTTTCCCAAGCAG gGACAGAGTTGAAATCCATCAATGACTTCCTATTTCAGAGCCAGACTGACAATATCAACCTCTTCAAG GTGCAGCGTTACTGTGAGAAGAGCCTCATCAGTAGGAAG CTTTTCGGATTTGTGGAGCGATACGGCAATCCTGCCCCAGCTGTGAAGACCAACAAGGAGAACCAGAAGCTGGCCGGTTTGCAGAACTTCCTTATGACTCTCCAGCAGGGATCTTATAAGGAGG GACCTCTCCAGAGCCCTCCCGTGGAGGCTGACAATGACCAGCTCCAAGCTGCCTCTCCTCTGATGCACATCGAGGGATTTCTCTCAGCCCTCACGAACGCAAATGAAGATGGTAGAGTCATTCTCAATAGGCAAG gcacTATTGGTCAGAGCAGCCTCAAATTCCTCTTGCTGAATCCAGCCGTCCACTTTGCCAAGGTGGTGAAAGAATGCCGTGCTGTAATCATTGCTGGGGGCACCATGCAGCCG GTGGCTGATTTCCGAGagcagctgctgtcctgtgctgGTGTGGATCCTGCACGCATCGTGGAGTTCTCTTGTG GACACGTGATCCCTCCAGAAAACATTTTACCTATAGTCCTCTGCAGCGGTCCTTCCAACCAGCAGCTGGAGTTCACCTACCAGACAAGAGACCTGCCCCAGATG ATGGATGAGACAGGCCGAATCCTCTGCAACCTGTGCAATGTGGTCCCAGGAGGTGTGGTGTGCTTCTTCCCCTCCTATGACTATGAGAAGCAGGTGTATGCGCACTGGGAGAAAGCAGGGCTGCTCACCCGCCTGGCAACTAAGAAGAAG ATCTTTCAGGAGCCCAAGAAAGCCAACCAGGTGGAGCAGGTGCTGGCGGAGTATGCCAAGTGCATAaag CggtgcagccaggctggagGCCAGATGACTGGggccctgctgctttctgtagtTGGAGGCAAAATGAGTGAAGGGATCAACTTCTCGGATGACCTGGGAAG GTGTGTGATTATGGTGGGAATGCCTTACCCCAACATTAAATCTCCAGAGCTTCAAGAGAAAATGACTTGGCTTGATAAAACAATG CCAAGAGCTGCTAGCCAGGCACCTAGCAGGATGCTGATTGAAAACCTGTGCATGAAGGCAGTAAACCAGTCAATAG GAAGAGCCATTCGCCACCAGAAGGACTTTGCAAGCATCCTGCTCCTGGACCACAGGTACGCACGCCCTGCCATCCTTAACAAGCTGCCACAGTGGATCAGGGAGAGAATCCAGGTCAAGTCTGCCTTTGGATCAGCTTTTGCAGAGTTAAGAAAG TTCCACCGAGGGAAATCAGACTGA
- the DDX11 gene encoding ATP-dependent DNA helicase DDX11 isoform X8: MQFLRDEVLVEVKDIEQLVTLGKETKACPYYGSRYAIPAAQLVVLPYQMLLHEATRSAAGIILKDQVVIIDEAHNLIDTMTCIHSVEVSGSQLCCAHSQLLQYMERYRKRLKAKNLMYIKQILYLLERFVAMLGGNVNQNPSCQAVSQAGTELKSINDFLFQSQTDNINLFKVQRYCEKSLISRKLFGFVERYGNPAPAVKTNKENQKLAGLQNFLMTLQQGSYKEGPLQSPPVEADNDQLQAASPLMHIEGFLSALTNANEDGRVILNRQGTIGQSSLKFLLLNPAVHFAKVVKECRAVIIAGGTMQPVADFREQLLSCAGVDPARIVEFSCGHVIPPENILPIVLCSGPSNQQLEFTYQTRDLPQMMDETGRILCNLCNVVPGGVVCFFPSYDYEKQVYAHWEKAGLLTRLATKKKIFQEPKKANQVEQVLAEYAKCIKRCSQAGGQMTGALLLSVVGGKMSEGINFSDDLGRCVIMVGMPYPNIKSPELQEKMTWLDKTMPRAASQAPSRMLIENLCMKAVNQSIGRAIRHQKDFASILLLDHRYARPAILNKLPQWIRERIQVKSAFGSAFAELRKVRTCFSHTAAEPVSHCIHLYFLHTFSLVL; this comes from the exons ATGCAGTTTCTCCGTGATGAAGTTCTAGTGGAAGTGAAGGATATTGAGCAGTTGGTGACTTTGGGAAAGGAGACCAAAGCCTGCCCCTATTATGGGAGTCGATACGCCATTCCTGCTGCTCAG CTGGTGGTGCTGCCCTACCAGATGCTCTTGCATGAGGCCACCAGGAGCGCTGCAGGGATCATCCTGAAGGACCAGGTTGTAATCATCGACGAGGCCCACAACCTCATAGACACCATGACCTGTATCCATAGCGTGGAGGTCAGCGGCTCTCAG ctgtgctgtgcccactcccagctgctgcagtacATGGAGCGATACAG gaaaCGTTTGAAGGCAAAGAACTTGATGTACATTAAGCAGATCCTGTATTTGCTGGAGCGGTTTGTAGCCATGCTGGGAG GAAATGTGAACCAAAATCCTAGCTGCCAGGCAGTTTCCCAAGCAG gGACAGAGTTGAAATCCATCAATGACTTCCTATTTCAGAGCCAGACTGACAATATCAACCTCTTCAAG GTGCAGCGTTACTGTGAGAAGAGCCTCATCAGTAGGAAG CTTTTCGGATTTGTGGAGCGATACGGCAATCCTGCCCCAGCTGTGAAGACCAACAAGGAGAACCAGAAGCTGGCCGGTTTGCAGAACTTCCTTATGACTCTCCAGCAGGGATCTTATAAGGAGG GACCTCTCCAGAGCCCTCCCGTGGAGGCTGACAATGACCAGCTCCAAGCTGCCTCTCCTCTGATGCACATCGAGGGATTTCTCTCAGCCCTCACGAACGCAAATGAAGATGGTAGAGTCATTCTCAATAGGCAAG gcacTATTGGTCAGAGCAGCCTCAAATTCCTCTTGCTGAATCCAGCCGTCCACTTTGCCAAGGTGGTGAAAGAATGCCGTGCTGTAATCATTGCTGGGGGCACCATGCAGCCG GTGGCTGATTTCCGAGagcagctgctgtcctgtgctgGTGTGGATCCTGCACGCATCGTGGAGTTCTCTTGTG GACACGTGATCCCTCCAGAAAACATTTTACCTATAGTCCTCTGCAGCGGTCCTTCCAACCAGCAGCTGGAGTTCACCTACCAGACAAGAGACCTGCCCCAGATG ATGGATGAGACAGGCCGAATCCTCTGCAACCTGTGCAATGTGGTCCCAGGAGGTGTGGTGTGCTTCTTCCCCTCCTATGACTATGAGAAGCAGGTGTATGCGCACTGGGAGAAAGCAGGGCTGCTCACCCGCCTGGCAACTAAGAAGAAG ATCTTTCAGGAGCCCAAGAAAGCCAACCAGGTGGAGCAGGTGCTGGCGGAGTATGCCAAGTGCATAaag CggtgcagccaggctggagGCCAGATGACTGGggccctgctgctttctgtagtTGGAGGCAAAATGAGTGAAGGGATCAACTTCTCGGATGACCTGGGAAG GTGTGTGATTATGGTGGGAATGCCTTACCCCAACATTAAATCTCCAGAGCTTCAAGAGAAAATGACTTGGCTTGATAAAACAATG CCAAGAGCTGCTAGCCAGGCACCTAGCAGGATGCTGATTGAAAACCTGTGCATGAAGGCAGTAAACCAGTCAATAG GAAGAGCCATTCGCCACCAGAAGGACTTTGCAAGCATCCTGCTCCTGGACCACAGGTACGCACGCCCTGCCATCCTTAACAAGCTGCCACAGTGGATCAGGGAGAGAATCCAGGTCAAGTCTGCCTTTGGATCAGCTTTTGCAGAGTTAAGAAAGGTCAGAACTTGTTTCTCACATACTGCTGCAGAACCTGTTTCCCACTGTATTCATTTGTACTTTCTTCACACCTTCAGTTTGGTGCTTTAG